In a single window of the Nicotiana tomentosiformis chromosome 8, ASM39032v3, whole genome shotgun sequence genome:
- the LOC104121481 gene encoding F-box protein SKIP8: MDINFFSGTVTFICCVFAAAAILTRRSNSKSKSKSVPTNGGDNSRNCACGSGGGVSSEMVEKVSVTVAAGEKQTGASMMEQLVPEITTHALSYLDYPSLCRLSMTNSLMRKAANDDNAWKALYHKDFTLEQDSMTPINGWKAYYAATRAIMNVNAEFFKIIKERSLPAMERFWLNADYVKCFHASGEYFTGYNAVMGSWQLAFNWEQNVDFEIRDVRARVMTDAAWVTMKAYLNMGSGNVTNVFEFHNGRWYMVHHHCSVMLIHGGAGQQVVQG; encoded by the exons ATGGATATTAACTTCTTCTCCGGCACCGTCACGTTTATCTGTTGCGTTTTCGCCGCCGCCGCTATTTTAACCCGCCGATCAaattcaaaatcaaaatcaaaatcagtTCCGACGAACGGCGGAGATAATTCTCGTAATTGTGCGTGTGGCAGTGGTGGAGGAGTAAGTTCCGAAATGGTGGAGAAGGTTAGTGTGACAGTGGCGGCGGGGGAGAAGCAGACAGGGGCGTCGATGATGGAGCAGCTAGTTCCGGAGATCACGACGCACGCGTTGAGCTATTTGGATTATCCGAGTCTTTGTAGGCTTTCTATGACGAATTCGCTTATGAGGAAAGCTGCAAATGATGATAATGCCTGGAAAGCTCTCTATCATAAG GATTTCACATTGGAGCAGGATTCTATGACTCCAATCAATGGATGGAAGGCTTACTATGCCGCTACAAGAGCCATTATGAATGTCAATGCTGAGTTTTTTAAAATCATTAAAGAAAGATCACTCCCAGCTATGGAACGTTTTTGGCTCAATGCAGATTATGTGAAGTGTTTTCATGCCTCGGGGGAGTACTTTACGGG TTATAATGCAGTCATGGGCAGCTGGCAGCTGGCTTTTAACTGGGAGCAAAATGTTGACTTCGAGATTAGAGACGTAAGGGCAAGGGTAATGACAGATGCGGCTTGGGTGACTATGAAAGCGTATCTTAATATGGGTTCAGGTAATGTGACTAACGTGTTCGAATTCCATAACGGGAGATGGTACATGGTGCATCATCATTGCTCAGTGATGCTCATTCATGGAGGTGCAGGGCAACAAGTTGTGCAGGGATAG